From a region of the Methylomonas rapida genome:
- the cas1f gene encoding type I-F CRISPR-associated endonuclease Cas1f, protein MEQLTDLKAILHSKRANIYYLEKCRVMQKDGRVLYLTEAKDENLYWNIPIANTTVILLGTGTSITQAAMRMLASAGVLVGFCGGGGTPLFSGCEIEWLTPQSEYRPTEYVQGWLKLWFDDGQRLSVAKTFQQARIDYIRKVWSKDRELQAENIFADDNAIATALDGYAAQIEQAGKVGDLLQREALLTKQLYRYAAKATQHTDFSRDHDATDLANGFLNHGNYLAYGLAASTLWVLGIPHGFAVMHGKTRRGALVFDVADLVKDAIVLPWAFVCAKEKMSEQEFRQQILQKFTEHRALDFMFEQVKQQALNPPLPEGDDCKNAGGRTTPGAFVEGQGEGELKPQDIDK, encoded by the coding sequence ATGGAACAACTCACCGACTTAAAAGCCATCCTGCATTCCAAACGCGCCAACATTTACTACCTGGAAAAATGCCGGGTGATGCAAAAAGACGGCCGCGTACTGTATCTGACCGAAGCCAAGGACGAAAATCTGTATTGGAACATCCCGATCGCCAATACCACCGTGATCCTGCTCGGCACCGGCACCTCGATTACCCAGGCCGCGATGCGCATGCTGGCCAGCGCCGGGGTATTGGTCGGCTTTTGCGGCGGCGGAGGCACGCCCTTGTTTAGCGGCTGCGAAATCGAATGGCTGACGCCGCAAAGCGAATACCGACCCACCGAATACGTGCAAGGCTGGCTAAAACTCTGGTTCGACGACGGACAGCGCTTGAGCGTGGCCAAAACTTTTCAACAGGCCCGCATTGATTACATCCGCAAAGTCTGGAGCAAAGACCGCGAACTGCAAGCCGAAAACATCTTTGCCGACGACAACGCCATCGCCACCGCGCTGGATGGCTACGCCGCGCAAATCGAACAAGCCGGCAAGGTCGGCGACCTGCTGCAACGCGAAGCGCTTTTGACCAAGCAGCTCTACCGCTATGCCGCAAAAGCCACCCAACACACCGATTTCAGCCGCGACCACGACGCCACCGACCTCGCCAACGGCTTTCTGAACCACGGCAACTACCTGGCTTACGGCCTGGCCGCAAGCACCTTGTGGGTACTGGGCATTCCGCACGGCTTCGCGGTGATGCACGGCAAGACCCGGCGCGGCGCGCTGGTATTCGATGTCGCCGACCTGGTCAAGGACGCCATCGTCCTGCCCTGGGCCTTCGTCTGCGCCAAGGAAAAAATGAGCGAACAGGAATTCCGCCAGCAAATCCTGCAAAAGTTCACTGAACACAGGGCACTGGATTTCATGTTCGAGCAGGTCAAGCAACAGGCACTTAATCCCCCTCTCCCTGAGGGAGACGACTGCAAGAATGCAGGAGGTAGAACAACGCCGGGAGCGTTTGTCGAGGGCCAGGGTGAAGGGGAACTAAAACCACAAGACATTGATAAATAG
- a CDS encoding tRNA threonylcarbamoyladenosine dehydratase, with translation MTDLSWLSRTELLIGKAKLDKLQQSHVLVVGMGGVGSYAAEFICRAGVGKMTIVDGDVVEPSNRNRQLPALSTTHGQPKADVMGKRLLEINPDLQLTIKHEFITPDTAAELLNTHYDYIVDAIDSLTPKIHLIRAAKARKMKIISSMGAGGKLDPTHLKVVDISKTYNCPFAQFIRIRLRKHGISRGVKVVFSPEVVNKDSLMFTDGSNYKKSAYGTISYLPAAFGGVCASVVIRNLIHEPAHGHHAVENQSEHE, from the coding sequence ATGACTGATTTAAGCTGGCTATCCCGCACCGAACTTTTGATTGGCAAAGCCAAACTCGACAAACTGCAACAATCGCATGTATTGGTGGTCGGCATGGGCGGGGTCGGCTCTTACGCAGCGGAATTCATCTGCCGCGCCGGCGTCGGCAAAATGACCATCGTCGATGGCGACGTGGTCGAGCCCAGCAACCGCAACCGGCAACTCCCTGCCCTATCGACCACGCACGGCCAACCGAAAGCCGATGTGATGGGCAAGCGCCTGCTGGAAATCAATCCGGATTTACAGCTGACCATCAAACACGAATTCATCACGCCGGACACCGCCGCCGAACTGCTGAACACGCATTACGATTACATCGTCGATGCCATCGACAGCCTGACGCCGAAAATTCATTTGATCCGCGCCGCCAAGGCCCGCAAAATGAAAATCATCAGTTCGATGGGCGCCGGCGGCAAGCTCGACCCGACCCATTTGAAAGTGGTCGATATTTCCAAAACCTACAACTGCCCGTTCGCGCAGTTCATCCGCATACGCTTGCGCAAGCACGGCATTAGTCGTGGGGTCAAGGTGGTGTTTTCGCCGGAAGTGGTCAACAAGGATTCCTTGATGTTCACCGACGGCAGCAATTATAAAAAATCCGCCTATGGCACCATTTCCTATTTGCCGGCTGCATTCGGTGGGGTATGCGCCTCGGTGGTGATACGCAACCTGATCCACGAGCCAGCGCATGGACATCATGCGGTGGAAAATCAATCCGAACACGAATAA
- a CDS encoding TatD family hydrolase codes for MQALDNSRCIDIHCHQNAERDHLQILSLDTHQLAAHGQSGDLVSPSVGYFSIGIHPWFIERQNIAEALQTLTTVLSQSNALAIGECGLDKCITTPLAQQVQVFVPQVELAEALGKPLIIHCVKAFNELLQIKKARKTSVPWIIHGFNANPVVAAQLIKQGCYLSFGKALLNERSQAQKALMQTPLERVFLETDAAEDMPIGEVYAAAAKITALPILALQQQIFKNFERVFPHD; via the coding sequence ATGCAAGCACTTGATAATTCCCGATGTATAGACATTCATTGTCACCAGAATGCCGAGCGCGATCATCTGCAGATACTGAGTCTGGACACTCATCAGCTTGCCGCCCATGGCCAATCAGGCGACTTGGTATCACCCTCGGTTGGTTATTTCAGCATCGGCATTCATCCCTGGTTCATCGAACGGCAGAATATCGCCGAAGCCTTGCAAACGCTAACCACCGTCTTGTCCCAATCCAATGCCTTGGCCATTGGCGAATGCGGCTTGGACAAATGCATCACAACACCCTTGGCGCAGCAAGTCCAAGTCTTTGTCCCGCAAGTCGAACTGGCCGAAGCTCTCGGCAAACCGCTGATCATTCATTGCGTCAAAGCCTTCAACGAACTGCTGCAAATCAAAAAAGCGCGCAAGACTTCAGTACCCTGGATCATTCATGGTTTTAACGCCAATCCGGTGGTTGCCGCCCAGTTAATCAAACAAGGCTGTTATCTATCCTTTGGCAAGGCCTTGCTGAACGAACGCAGCCAAGCCCAAAAGGCGTTGATGCAAACACCTTTGGAACGCGTATTCCTGGAAACCGACGCCGCCGAAGACATGCCGATTGGCGAGGTTTATGCCGCCGCGGCTAAAATTACCGCTTTGCCGATTCTGGCCCTACAACAACAAATTTTTAAAAATTTCGAAAGAGTATTTCCGCATGACTGA
- a CDS encoding PEP-CTERM sorting domain-containing protein: protein MSNVSRIHKLVALLAGTLLYTSASAMSFQTLLEEDFEDVSGITSNSSIRTVNNIVTNNPTQLSGSPSVSFTNAGNGDASVASFNVRNGGNAIDGSSASSSTTFDNFFGTSANQFLVIGDNSGDLTGSSNGGTNTGASSTLNIQFALASITIGNPQILDIQFDYVFDTNNTSNPDDFIAELILQDLSKVDLLSFTQPSSSTRGTFTTSLSYALLASAPTHLNFRLFEGRNNGSSAVGIDNIQVTITAVPEPEILTLLGGGLLCFRFFRRKSA, encoded by the coding sequence ATGTCTAATGTTTCGCGCATTCATAAACTTGTCGCATTGCTGGCGGGAACCTTGCTCTATACTTCCGCTTCAGCGATGTCTTTCCAAACCTTACTAGAAGAAGATTTTGAAGATGTTAGTGGAATAACCAGCAATAGTTCAATACGTACCGTTAACAACATTGTCACCAACAATCCTACCCAACTGTCCGGCTCGCCTAGCGTTAGTTTCACCAATGCAGGTAACGGCGATGCCTCAGTTGCTTCGTTCAACGTACGAAATGGAGGCAATGCAATTGACGGCTCATCAGCCAGTTCATCCACAACTTTTGATAATTTCTTTGGCACTAGCGCCAATCAATTTCTGGTTATTGGAGATAATAGCGGCGATCTAACTGGTTCATCCAACGGGGGAACAAATACTGGGGCGTCATCCACGCTTAACATTCAGTTCGCATTGGCATCAATAACCATCGGCAATCCACAGATCCTGGACATTCAGTTTGATTATGTTTTTGATACAAACAATACTAGTAACCCGGACGACTTCATTGCAGAGTTAATACTGCAGGATTTAAGCAAAGTTGATTTGCTGAGCTTTACCCAACCAAGCAGCTCTACCAGGGGGACATTCACTACTTCGTTATCATACGCTTTGCTTGCCTCCGCCCCAACGCATTTGAATTTTCGCTTATTTGAAGGCCGAAATAACGGCAGCTCTGCCGTTGGTATCGATAATATCCAAGTCACAATTACGGCGGTGCCGGAACCCGAAATTTTGACTTTACTGGGTGGCGGCCTATTGTGCTTTCGTTTTTTTCGACGCAAATCCGCCTGA
- a CDS encoding pyridoxal phosphate-dependent aminotransferase, with amino-acid sequence MSITLSNRVKAVKPSPTLAVSARAAAMRAAGKDIIGLGVGEPDFDTPDHIKAAAVKALDNGFTKYTAVDGIPSLKKAIQQKFKNDNGLDYDLKQILVSSGGKQSFYNLAQALLNPGDEVIIPAPYWVSYPDMVLLADGVPVIIEAGQEQNFKIAPAQLRAAITDKTRLLVINSPSNPTGVAYNLDDLKALGEVLQDYPQVLIATDDMYEHILWNKGQFVNILNARPDFYDRTIVLNGVSKAYSMTGWRIGYCAGPADLIDAMCIIQSQSTSNPTSISQVAAEVALTGDQGCIDIMMTEFKKRHDYVVAELNTIDGIECLPTDGTFYVFPNVEKLIKRLDGINDDLQFAEFLIEKAGVALVPGSAFGAPGHIRISIATSMTNLENAMSRIKQAV; translated from the coding sequence ATGAGCATCACACTGTCCAACCGCGTCAAAGCCGTCAAGCCTTCACCGACTTTAGCCGTCAGCGCCCGCGCCGCCGCCATGCGTGCCGCCGGCAAGGACATCATCGGACTAGGCGTAGGGGAACCCGACTTCGATACGCCTGACCATATCAAAGCCGCCGCCGTCAAGGCGCTGGACAACGGCTTTACCAAGTACACCGCGGTCGACGGCATCCCCAGCCTGAAGAAAGCCATCCAGCAAAAATTCAAGAACGACAACGGTCTGGACTACGATCTGAAACAAATTCTGGTGTCGTCCGGCGGCAAACAAAGCTTTTACAACCTGGCTCAAGCCCTTCTGAACCCCGGCGACGAAGTCATCATCCCGGCGCCTTACTGGGTATCCTATCCCGACATGGTGCTCTTGGCCGATGGCGTGCCGGTCATCATCGAAGCGGGACAAGAACAGAACTTCAAAATCGCCCCGGCGCAATTGCGTGCCGCGATTACCGATAAAACCCGGTTGCTGGTGATCAATAGCCCGTCCAACCCGACCGGCGTGGCCTATAACCTGGACGACCTGAAAGCTCTGGGCGAGGTATTGCAGGATTATCCGCAGGTGTTGATCGCCACCGACGACATGTACGAACATATCCTGTGGAACAAAGGCCAGTTCGTCAACATCCTGAATGCCCGTCCCGATTTTTACGATCGCACCATCGTCCTGAACGGCGTGTCCAAGGCTTATTCGATGACCGGCTGGCGTATCGGTTATTGCGCGGGTCCCGCGGATTTGATCGACGCGATGTGCATCATTCAATCGCAAAGCACCTCCAACCCAACCTCGATTTCGCAAGTCGCCGCCGAAGTCGCTCTGACCGGCGATCAAGGCTGCATAGACATCATGATGACCGAATTCAAGAAGCGTCACGACTATGTGGTTGCCGAATTGAATACCATAGACGGCATCGAATGCCTGCCGACCGACGGTACGTTTTATGTGTTCCCCAACGTGGAAAAACTGATCAAAAGACTGGACGGCATCAATGACGATCTGCAATTCGCCGAATTCCTGATCGAAAAGGCCGGCGTGGCCCTGGTACCCGGTTCAGCCTTCGGCGCCCCCGGCCATATCCGCATCTCGATTGCGACCAGCATGACCAATCTGGAAAACGCGATGAGCCGGATCAAGCAAGCGGTTTAA
- the queG gene encoding tRNA epoxyqueuosine(34) reductase QueG yields the protein MYPTASPDFQPLAEQIKAWGMELGFQQIGISDTDLGQAERHLQKWLKHGWHGNMQYMAEHGLKRSRPALLQPGTHSIISARMDYLPESPKNSHAILEDQAAAFVSRYALGRDYHKLMRNRLQKLADKITAAIGPFGYRAFVDSAPVLEKAIAEKAGLGWIGKHSNLINRRAGSWFFLGEIYTDLPLPADQAAGNHCGQCKACLDICPTQAIVAPYQVDARRCVSYLTIELHGSIPVELRSLIGNRIYGCDDCQLICPWNRFAKLSAEADFQPRHKLNNSTLLELFEWTETEFLQRTEGSAIRRIGHQRWLRNIAVALGNGAANEVSKAALQGKLHHDAELVREHAAWALQALAGKVASDTT from the coding sequence ATGTACCCAACCGCTTCGCCCGATTTTCAACCGCTTGCCGAACAGATTAAAGCCTGGGGCATGGAGCTGGGATTCCAGCAAATCGGCATCAGCGATACCGATCTCGGCCAGGCAGAACGGCATTTACAAAAGTGGTTGAAACATGGCTGGCACGGAAACATGCAATACATGGCAGAGCACGGCTTGAAACGCAGCCGCCCCGCCCTGCTCCAGCCAGGCACGCATAGCATCATCAGCGCGCGAATGGATTATCTGCCGGAAAGCCCTAAAAACAGTCATGCCATCCTTGAAGATCAGGCAGCGGCCTTCGTTTCGCGCTATGCGCTGGGCCGCGATTATCACAAGCTGATGCGCAATCGCCTGCAAAAGCTGGCCGATAAAATAACCGCAGCGATAGGTCCGTTCGGTTACCGCGCCTTCGTCGATAGCGCGCCGGTATTGGAAAAAGCCATCGCCGAAAAGGCAGGCCTGGGCTGGATAGGCAAGCACAGCAACCTGATCAATCGCCGGGCTGGCTCCTGGTTTTTTCTGGGCGAAATCTATACCGACCTGCCCTTGCCCGCCGACCAAGCTGCCGGCAATCATTGCGGTCAATGTAAGGCTTGCCTGGACATTTGTCCGACTCAAGCCATCGTCGCCCCCTATCAAGTCGATGCCCGCCGCTGTGTGTCCTATCTGACCATAGAACTGCACGGCTCCATTCCCGTTGAATTGCGGTCCTTGATCGGCAACCGCATCTATGGCTGCGACGATTGTCAATTGATCTGCCCGTGGAATCGCTTCGCCAAACTAAGTGCCGAAGCCGATTTTCAGCCGCGTCACAAACTGAACAACAGCACCTTGTTGGAACTATTTGAATGGACTGAAACAGAATTTCTGCAGCGAACCGAAGGTTCGGCGATTCGTCGTATCGGTCATCAGCGTTGGCTGCGGAACATTGCCGTGGCGCTGGGTAACGGCGCAGCCAACGAAGTCAGCAAAGCCGCGTTGCAGGGAAAATTGCATCACGACGCGGAATTGGTGCGCGAACATGCCGCCTGGGCGCTGCAAGCGCTGGCCGGCAAAGTCGCTTCCGACACAACCTAA
- a CDS encoding NAD(P)H-hydrate dehydratase, with protein sequence MQPSSQELYRVAQIREAERIAIEELQIPGMQLMLSAGLAAFNALQQRWPDVYRLSVFCGGGNNAGDGYVLAKLALQAGFNVVVYSVADTAALKGDALMAYQDYVRTGGRVLPCEPGLKPGGIVADALLGTGLSREVSDEYAMAISLINASGCPVLALDVPSGLHADSGSVLGCAVQAGITVTFIALKCGLFTGEAANYCGDVVCSSLNVPDSVLAKLPVAARLLDKKPLPPRLRASHKGHFGHVLLIGGNHGYSGAIRLAGEAALRAGAGLVSIATRAAHSAVLNCNRPELMCHAVEEPSALRSLLDKATAVVIGPGLGRDEWARALFAEALASGKPCVLDADALNLLAEQPARRDDWILTPHPGEASRLLACSTRDIGGDRFAAVRNLQQRYGGVIVLKGAGSLVADDKDIFVDTTGNPGMASGGMGDVLAGMLGALSAQGLASVDAAKLAVYVHGEAADIIAEEHGERGMLASDLLAKIRELLN encoded by the coding sequence ATGCAACCATCATCTCAAGAACTGTATCGGGTAGCTCAAATACGCGAGGCGGAACGGATAGCGATCGAGGAATTGCAAATTCCGGGCATGCAATTGATGCTCAGTGCCGGCCTGGCCGCCTTCAATGCTTTGCAGCAGCGCTGGCCGGATGTCTATCGGTTGAGCGTGTTTTGCGGCGGCGGCAATAATGCCGGCGATGGTTATGTCTTGGCAAAACTGGCTTTGCAGGCGGGGTTTAACGTCGTCGTGTATTCGGTCGCCGATACCGCCGCTCTGAAAGGCGATGCCTTGATGGCATATCAAGACTATGTAAGAACCGGTGGTCGGGTATTGCCTTGCGAACCAGGATTGAAACCTGGCGGTATCGTCGCCGATGCGCTATTGGGTACCGGCCTGAGTCGTGAAGTCAGCGATGAGTATGCAATGGCAATCTCGCTGATCAACGCTTCCGGTTGCCCGGTCCTGGCGCTGGACGTGCCATCGGGCCTGCATGCCGATAGCGGCAGCGTTCTGGGCTGCGCCGTCCAGGCCGGCATCACCGTGACGTTCATTGCGTTGAAATGCGGCTTGTTTACCGGAGAGGCGGCAAACTATTGCGGTGACGTAGTGTGTTCGAGTTTGAATGTGCCGGATTCCGTGCTCGCCAAATTGCCGGTAGCCGCGCGGCTGCTGGATAAAAAACCGTTGCCGCCCCGATTGCGCGCATCGCATAAAGGGCATTTCGGTCATGTGCTGCTGATCGGCGGCAATCACGGTTATTCGGGGGCGATACGCCTCGCCGGCGAGGCGGCCTTGCGCGCTGGCGCGGGCTTGGTCAGCATAGCCACGCGGGCCGCGCACAGTGCCGTTTTGAATTGCAACAGGCCGGAATTGATGTGTCATGCGGTCGAAGAACCGAGCGCATTAAGATCGCTATTGGACAAGGCGACTGCGGTGGTGATTGGCCCGGGCCTGGGGCGCGATGAATGGGCGCGGGCACTGTTTGCCGAGGCGTTGGCAAGCGGAAAACCCTGCGTGCTGGACGCCGATGCCTTGAATTTGTTGGCCGAGCAACCCGCGAGGCGCGATGACTGGATTTTGACGCCGCATCCCGGCGAGGCATCTCGCCTGCTGGCTTGCTCTACCCGAGACATTGGGGGCGACCGCTTTGCGGCGGTAAGGAATTTGCAGCAGCGTTATGGCGGCGTCATTGTGCTGAAAGGCGCGGGTAGCCTGGTTGCCGACGACAAAGATATTTTTGTTGATACCACCGGTAACCCCGGCATGGCCAGCGGCGGCATGGGCGATGTTCTGGCCGGTATGTTGGGAGCCTTGTCGGCACAGGGTCTGGCGTCTGTCGACGCCGCCAAGCTTGCCGTCTATGTACATGGCGAAGCGGCGGACATCATTGCGGAGGAGCATGGTGAGCGGGGTATGTTGGCCAGCGATTTGCTGGCAAAAATCAGAGAGTTGTTGAATTGA
- the tsaE gene encoding tRNA (adenosine(37)-N6)-threonylcarbamoyltransferase complex ATPase subunit type 1 TsaE, translating into MLIELKDSDETEAMGAALWRALPQKCLLFLYGDLGAGKTTLVRGLLREAGHLGVVKSPTYGLVEEYQPSGRLIYHFDLYRLKDPDELEWIGMHDYLRQKALCCIEWPQMGMDYLPPADVEIKLRFHGQRRTIEINTLADALKNNLSFHWKNKDLLL; encoded by the coding sequence ATGCTGATCGAACTCAAGGATAGCGACGAGACTGAAGCAATGGGGGCTGCGCTCTGGCGTGCATTGCCGCAGAAGTGCCTGCTTTTTTTGTATGGCGATCTGGGAGCCGGTAAAACCACCTTGGTGCGAGGGCTGTTGCGGGAAGCAGGCCATCTGGGAGTCGTGAAAAGCCCAACCTATGGTTTGGTGGAGGAATATCAGCCCTCTGGCAGATTGATATATCATTTCGATTTATATCGGCTAAAAGATCCGGATGAGTTGGAATGGATAGGCATGCATGATTATTTGCGCCAGAAGGCTTTGTGCTGTATCGAGTGGCCGCAAATGGGCATGGACTATCTGCCGCCGGCCGATGTGGAAATAAAACTCCGTTTTCATGGACAACGAAGAACGATTGAAATCAACACATTAGCCGATGCGTTAAAAAATAATCTATCATTTCACTGGAAAAACAAAGACCTGCTGCTATAA
- a CDS encoding N-acetylmuramoyl-L-alanine amidase has translation MQQIIKFFWVLGLSLLALSAHAAAQFESLKFSGQQAGLLEFNLKGSPHYRYFTLKNPSRLVVDLEDTTLSGGIDQPPADHPMAVGVRSALRNQNGVRVVVELNANAAAKVTEISKGSDMQLRFELVATADPDSAPVATQAAVGKAKPVKALQPVGNTSPVATTKPKQRPAKAKGRDIIVAIDAGHGGKDVGAQGGNGTQEKDVVFAIAKRLEKHVNQQPGMKAVMIRNGDYFVKLRERVNIAQKARADLFVSIHADAFDDPSAHGASVYTLANNGASSHVAQFLANSENAADIAGGAGSDIQDDTLASVLMDLSNKAAKEASQHVGNRVLKSVKSAGHLHRSNVQKAAFVVLKSPIPSILVETAFISNPEEERRLNTWAYQDQMAAAIFNGVKAHFKQYAPADTLFAQLQKSGRAATQIAAREKVVEPVVSKTELASADKVIVTSSSSAATEHVISRGETLSGIAQQYGVSMREIRHANGMNDGEVKIGQVLQIPRNS, from the coding sequence ATGCAACAGATAATTAAATTTTTCTGGGTATTGGGTTTATCTTTGCTGGCACTATCGGCGCATGCGGCGGCCCAGTTCGAATCACTGAAATTCTCCGGCCAGCAGGCAGGGCTTCTGGAATTTAATTTGAAGGGCTCGCCCCACTATCGCTATTTCACGTTAAAGAATCCAAGCCGGCTAGTCGTCGATCTGGAAGATACCACTCTATCCGGCGGCATTGATCAGCCGCCAGCGGATCATCCGATGGCGGTGGGCGTGCGCTCGGCGCTGCGTAACCAAAACGGTGTGCGGGTCGTGGTCGAATTGAATGCCAACGCAGCAGCCAAGGTGACTGAAATCAGCAAAGGCTCGGACATGCAACTGCGATTCGAGTTGGTCGCGACTGCTGATCCCGATTCCGCTCCCGTAGCGACGCAGGCGGCTGTCGGCAAAGCCAAGCCTGTCAAAGCACTCCAGCCAGTCGGCAATACAAGCCCCGTGGCAACGACGAAACCCAAGCAAAGACCCGCCAAAGCCAAGGGCCGCGACATCATTGTTGCAATTGACGCCGGCCATGGCGGCAAGGACGTTGGCGCGCAAGGGGGGAATGGCACCCAGGAAAAGGACGTGGTGTTCGCCATCGCCAAGCGCCTTGAAAAGCATGTCAACCAACAGCCCGGCATGAAGGCGGTCATGATTCGTAATGGTGATTATTTCGTTAAATTACGCGAACGCGTGAACATCGCGCAAAAAGCCAGAGCCGATCTGTTCGTATCGATACACGCCGATGCCTTCGATGATCCCAGTGCGCATGGTGCGTCGGTCTATACTCTGGCCAACAATGGCGCATCCAGTCATGTGGCGCAATTTCTGGCCAACAGTGAAAACGCCGCTGATATCGCCGGCGGCGCAGGTAGCGACATTCAAGACGATACCTTGGCATCCGTATTGATGGACTTGTCCAACAAGGCCGCCAAGGAAGCCAGTCAGCATGTCGGCAACCGGGTCTTGAAAAGCGTCAAATCCGCCGGGCACTTGCATCGCAGCAATGTGCAAAAAGCCGCTTTCGTGGTACTGAAGTCGCCGATTCCATCCATTTTGGTGGAAACCGCCTTCATTTCCAATCCGGAAGAAGAGCGGCGCTTGAATACCTGGGCTTATCAAGACCAGATGGCTGCCGCCATATTCAACGGCGTCAAGGCGCATTTCAAACAATATGCACCGGCCGATACCTTGTTCGCGCAATTGCAAAAATCCGGCAGGGCAGCCACTCAAATCGCCGCGCGTGAAAAAGTCGTCGAACCTGTCGTAAGCAAAACCGAATTGGCTTCGGCGGATAAAGTGATCGTCACCAGTTCGTCTTCGGCGGCGACCGAGCACGTGATCAGTCGCGGCGAAACGCTATCGGGCATTGCGCAGCAATATGGCGTGTCGATGCGTGAAATTCGCCACGCCAACGGCATGAATGACGGTGAAGTCAAGATCGGCCAAGTGTTGCAAATTCCGCGTAATAGTTAG